A section of the Passer domesticus isolate bPasDom1 chromosome 33, bPasDom1.hap1, whole genome shotgun sequence genome encodes:
- the LOC135288471 gene encoding serine/threonine-protein kinase pim-1-like, protein MRADRRGSTSGSCVTAVRPLRLLTGAARNSASAPSLFPASDVDAVIWEPFPNVPCVSPPACVFGTAPAKAATPGKAQEALQERYRLGSLLGRGGFGSVWSATRLSDGAPVAIKRVPRDRIRHWSELPDGTSAPLEIVLLAKVSCGCAGVIQLLEWLELPDSFLMVLERPERCQELSDFLAERRFLPEEEARGLFRQVLEAVRHCTSCGVLHRDIKPENIVLDLASGQLKLIDFGCGAFLQDTAYTQFTGTLAYSPPEWTQHQSYHGEAATIWSLGLLLYQLVVGKHPFRRGQEIIWGRILFPPRLSQECQDVIKRCLSMQPLDRPSLEELFCHPWVQGAPRP, encoded by the exons ATGCGAGCTGACCGCCGCGGTTCGACTTCCGGGTCCTGCGTCACCGCCGTGCGTCCCCTACGTCTACTTACGGGTGCTGCTCGGAATTCTGCGTCTGCTCCAAGCTTGTTCCCCGCGTCTGACGTGGATGCTGTGATCTGGGAGCCCTTCCCGAATGTCCCGTGTGTCTCGCCCCCCGCGTGCGTCTTTGGCACGGCGCCCGCCAAGGCCGCCACCCCCG ggaaggcgcaggaggccctgcaggagcgctaccgcctgggttccctgctggggcgcGGAGGATTTGGCAGCGTCTGGTCAgcgacgcggctctcggacggtgccccg gtggccatcaaacgCGTGCCGCGGGATCGCATCCGgcactggagcgagctg cccgacggcaccagcgcgcccctggagatcgtgctgctggccaaggtgtcctgtggctgtgctggtgtcattcagctcctggagtggcttgagctccccgacAGCttcttgatggtgctggagcgtcCAGAACGGTGCCAGGAGCTGTCGGATTTCCTGGCGGAGCGGAGGTTCCtgccggaggaggaggcgcgggggctgttccgccaggtgctggaggccgtgcggcactgcaccagctgcggggtcctgcacagggacatcaagCCCGAGAACATCGTGCTTGACCTGGCCAGCGGGCAGCTGAAACTGATCGACTTTGGCTGTGGCGCTTTCctccaagacacagcctacacccAGTT CACAGGAACCCTGGCCTACAGCCCTCCAGAGTGGACCCAGCACCAAAGCTACCATGGCGAGGCAGCGACAATCTGGTCCCTGGGCCTCCTGCTGTACCAGCTGGTTGTGGGGAAGCACCCGTTCAGGAGGGGCCAGGAGATCATCTGGGGGCGCATCTTGTTCCCACCACGGCTCTCTCAag AATGCCAAGATGTCATTAAGAGGTGTTTGTCCATGCAACCCTTGGACAGGCCATCATTAGAAGAGCTTTTCTGCCATCCTTGGGTGCAGGGTGCTCCTCGGCCCTAG